In Alkaliphilus flagellatus, one DNA window encodes the following:
- a CDS encoding glycine C-acetyltransferase, with amino-acid sequence MSNIHELSFLKEKIQELKDQGVYRKLPILGGANEAECILNGKKVINLSSNNYLGFANHPRLKKAAIEAVEKYGVGSGAVRTIVGNMDIHEELDRKLAEFKREEAVMTYQSGFNCNAGTIQAITEKGDLIISDELNHASIIDGARLSRADKTVFKHADMNHLETVLKENKDKYRNMLIITDGVFSMDGDIAPLPEIVELAEKYSAMTYVDDAHGSGVLGESGRGTVDHFGLHGRIDFTIGTLSKAIGVVGGYVAGSETMRDWLSHRGRPLLFSTSLPPAAVGAITEAINMLMSTTEYTDRLWDNAKYFKQKISQLGFNIGNSQTPITPVIIGDEAKTMEFSRKLLENGVFVSAIVFPTVPKGTGRLRCMVTAGHTKDQLDRAVEVFKKVGEEMNLL; translated from the coding sequence ATGTCGAATATTCATGAATTAAGCTTTTTAAAGGAAAAAATCCAAGAATTAAAAGATCAAGGAGTTTATCGTAAACTACCTATACTAGGTGGAGCCAATGAAGCGGAATGTATTTTAAATGGAAAAAAGGTAATCAACCTATCTTCCAACAACTACTTAGGTTTTGCAAATCATCCTAGACTTAAAAAAGCTGCTATTGAAGCGGTAGAAAAGTATGGTGTAGGTTCAGGAGCTGTAAGAACTATCGTTGGGAATATGGATATTCACGAAGAATTAGACAGAAAGCTTGCAGAATTTAAAAGAGAAGAAGCAGTTATGACGTACCAATCTGGTTTTAACTGCAATGCAGGAACTATTCAGGCTATAACTGAAAAGGGCGATTTAATCATATCTGATGAGCTAAACCATGCTAGTATTATTGATGGTGCTAGATTAAGTAGAGCTGATAAAACTGTATTTAAACATGCTGATATGAACCATTTAGAAACAGTTTTAAAAGAAAATAAAGATAAATACAGAAATATGTTAATTATTACAGATGGTGTATTTAGTATGGACGGAGACATTGCTCCATTACCTGAAATTGTAGAGTTAGCTGAAAAGTATAGTGCTATGACATATGTAGATGATGCTCATGGTTCTGGTGTACTTGGAGAAAGTGGAAGGGGTACAGTAGACCACTTTGGACTTCATGGAAGAATAGACTTTACAATAGGAACACTTTCAAAGGCAATAGGTGTAGTTGGAGGATATGTTGCAGGTAGTGAAACAATGAGAGATTGGTTAAGCCATAGAGGTAGACCTTTACTATTTAGTACATCCTTACCTCCAGCTGCAGTTGGTGCAATTACAGAAGCTATTAACATGTTAATGAGTACAACAGAATATACAGATAGACTTTGGGACAATGCAAAATACTTTAAACAAAAAATTAGCCAATTAGGATTTAATATTGGAAATAGCCAAACACCAATTACTCCAGTAATTATTGGTGATGAAGCTAAAACAATGGAGTTTAGTAGAAAATTATTAGAAAACGGTGTATTTGTTTCTGCTATTGTATTCCCAACAGTACCAAAGGGAACAGGAAGATTAAGATGTATGGTAACTGCAGGTCATACAAAAGATCAATTAGATAGAGCTGTAGAAGTCTTCAAAAAAGTTGGAGAAGAAATGAATTTATTATAA
- the nth gene encoding endonuclease III has translation MNARTKNVIELLMKEYPDARCELNYETPFQLLVATILSAQTTDKKVNEVTKDLFKEYPTVNEFLLLTQNELEDKIKQIGLYRNKAKHILLMCRQLTEEFNGEVPNTMEGIMSLAGAGRKTANVVLSNAFDVPSIAVDTHVFRVSNRIGLANAENVLDTEIQLQKAIDKKLWSLAHHLLIFHGRRCCYARNPNCKDCIIKDHCKYYKETTK, from the coding sequence ATGAATGCTAGAACTAAAAATGTAATAGAGCTTTTAATGAAGGAGTATCCTGATGCAAGATGTGAGCTTAATTATGAAACACCGTTTCAGTTATTGGTAGCTACAATTTTATCTGCACAAACTACAGATAAAAAGGTTAATGAAGTGACTAAGGATTTATTTAAAGAATATCCTACCGTAAATGAATTTTTGCTATTAACACAAAATGAACTGGAGGATAAAATTAAACAAATTGGTTTATATAGAAATAAGGCCAAACACATTCTTTTAATGTGTAGGCAATTAACAGAAGAGTTTAATGGAGAGGTTCCAAACACAATGGAGGGTATAATGTCTTTGGCAGGAGCTGGTAGAAAAACAGCTAATGTAGTTTTAAGTAATGCTTTTGATGTACCTTCCATAGCAGTAGATACACATGTTTTTAGAGTATCTAATAGAATAGGATTAGCCAATGCGGAAAATGTATTGGATACAGAAATCCAATTACAAAAAGCTATAGATAAGAAATTATGGAGCTTAGCTCACCATCTTTTAATATTTCATGGTAGAAGATGCTGCTATGCAAGAAATCCAAACTGTAAGGATTGCATTATAAAAGATCATTGTAAATATTATAAGGAAACGACAAAATAG
- a CDS encoding efflux RND transporter permease subunit: MKISSWAVKRPISVFMVMAVIILLGGVSLFKLSMDLLPKMNVPIAVVSTQYLGSGPFEIENMVTKPIEEAVSTVHNVKRVSSSSSEGISIVTVEFNQGTDMDFATLQMREKIDLITGFLPEDTSDPMVLKIDPNAMPIMVLGISGYDDLSKMQEIAEYQIKPRLERLQGVASIAISGGYEKVVQIKLDIDRLSANKITMEQLTALLRSENINLPGGEIKEDDDKILIRTTGEFESLDEIKSLPIMLPTGKKVTLSDLATVELNYKEIEEIAKVDGKSSIRITIQKQPVSNTVQVSNLINKEIQLIQDELPDIDIEAAIDQSKFIKSAIMNVGTTALYGGILASIILYLFMGNVKTTLVIAIAIPISIIATFTLMYFSGITLNLLSLGGFALGVGMLVDNGIVVLENIYRYKEDGYSAFDAAIRGAEEVAMSVSASTFTTVAVFLPIAFVEGITAEIFKELALTISFSLLASLIVSLTLVPMLCSKLFKNQAEKPLSKNRWLLLFNKFFNMCSEKYSEILQWSLSHIRLIVFITLIIFATSLSLAFFIGIEFFPSFDDGSFTVDIRLPYGATLEQTEKIVDKVEIVLRENKDIERIFTNIGGGDGNLNLYGTKSNTATVNARLMSYKKRSTSTEEIIDDVRNRLSKIPGATMSISTISSTMGFGAGSSDVELEIRGEDLEILKIISQDAINIVESVKGTREVKSNFIDGRPQMEVKLKRDIASTYGLTTAHVASSIRNILTGITATRFRIEGRDINVVLTGEDYLKNSLSSFKLINIPTPVGINMPLEQITEIQYSQGPSTIRRTDQVRGITVSANTFNRDLNGVIVDIKEKLEEYRFPNGYTYEFRGQKEQLDEAYKSLTLAVILAIFLVYMILASQFQSFLYPFIIMLSVPLAFTGGIIGLFFARLPISVPAVIGAIVLAGIVVNNGIVLIDYINILRSRGIEKIDAIILSGTTRLRPIMMTTLTTVLGLIPLALAAGDGAEVQAPLAVVVIGGLTLSTLLTLIVIPIIYSVLDDTKI; the protein is encoded by the coding sequence ATGAAAATCTCTAGTTGGGCAGTTAAGAGACCTATATCTGTATTTATGGTTATGGCGGTTATTATACTTTTAGGTGGAGTTTCTTTATTTAAATTGTCGATGGACCTACTGCCTAAAATGAATGTACCTATTGCTGTTGTTAGTACACAATATTTAGGATCAGGACCCTTTGAAATCGAAAATATGGTTACAAAGCCTATTGAAGAAGCAGTGAGTACTGTACATAATGTAAAACGTGTTTCATCCTCGTCCAGTGAAGGTATATCGATTGTTACTGTAGAATTTAATCAAGGTACTGATATGGATTTTGCTACTTTGCAAATGAGGGAAAAAATAGATTTAATTACGGGATTTTTACCAGAAGACACTTCGGACCCTATGGTTCTTAAAATAGATCCTAATGCCATGCCTATTATGGTATTGGGAATTAGTGGCTATGATGATTTAAGCAAGATGCAAGAAATAGCAGAATATCAAATAAAACCTAGATTAGAAAGATTACAAGGTGTAGCTTCAATAGCAATTAGTGGAGGTTATGAGAAGGTTGTACAAATTAAGCTAGATATAGATCGTCTAAGTGCAAACAAAATAACTATGGAGCAATTAACTGCACTATTAAGGTCAGAAAACATTAATTTACCAGGTGGAGAGATAAAAGAAGATGATGATAAAATATTAATCCGTACTACAGGAGAATTTGAAAGCTTAGATGAAATAAAAAGCCTTCCTATAATGCTACCTACTGGAAAAAAAGTTACTTTAAGCGATTTAGCAACTGTTGAATTAAATTATAAAGAGATTGAAGAAATAGCTAAGGTTGATGGAAAGAGTAGTATAAGAATTACTATTCAGAAGCAACCTGTTTCTAATACAGTTCAAGTATCTAACTTAATCAACAAAGAGATACAATTAATACAAGATGAGTTACCAGATATAGATATAGAAGCAGCTATTGACCAATCTAAATTTATTAAGAGTGCTATTATGAATGTAGGCACAACCGCTTTGTATGGTGGTATACTGGCAAGTATTATTTTATACTTATTTATGGGAAATGTAAAAACTACCTTAGTTATTGCTATAGCCATACCAATTTCAATTATTGCAACATTTACACTAATGTACTTTTCTGGGATTACATTAAATTTATTATCCTTAGGCGGCTTTGCCTTAGGTGTAGGGATGCTCGTAGATAATGGAATAGTTGTGTTGGAAAATATTTATCGGTATAAAGAGGATGGATATAGTGCCTTTGATGCTGCAATAAGAGGAGCTGAAGAAGTAGCTATGTCGGTTTCGGCATCTACATTTACAACGGTAGCGGTATTTCTTCCAATTGCTTTTGTGGAAGGTATTACGGCGGAAATATTTAAGGAGCTAGCCTTAACAATTTCATTTTCTTTGTTAGCTTCCTTGATAGTTTCACTAACATTAGTCCCTATGCTATGTTCTAAGTTGTTTAAAAATCAAGCAGAAAAGCCCCTAAGTAAAAATAGATGGTTACTATTATTTAATAAGTTTTTTAATATGTGTAGTGAAAAATATAGTGAAATACTTCAGTGGTCACTTTCCCATATAAGATTGATAGTATTTATTACTCTAATCATATTTGCTACTTCACTAAGCTTAGCTTTTTTTATAGGAATTGAATTTTTTCCAAGTTTTGATGATGGCAGTTTCACCGTAGATATAAGATTACCTTACGGAGCAACATTAGAGCAAACTGAGAAAATAGTTGATAAAGTAGAAATTGTATTAAGAGAAAATAAAGATATCGAAAGGATATTTACTAATATAGGTGGAGGAGATGGGAATCTAAATTTATATGGCACTAAATCTAACACTGCCACAGTGAATGCTAGATTAATGTCATATAAAAAAAGGAGCACCAGTACCGAGGAAATAATTGATGATGTACGAAACAGGCTATCTAAGATTCCGGGAGCTACCATGTCTATTTCAACAATTTCATCAACTATGGGTTTTGGGGCAGGTAGTTCCGATGTGGAATTAGAAATTAGAGGAGAAGACTTAGAAATATTAAAGATTATTTCCCAAGATGCTATCAATATTGTAGAATCTGTTAAAGGTACTAGGGAAGTAAAATCTAATTTTATAGATGGAAGACCTCAAATGGAGGTAAAATTAAAACGAGATATAGCATCGACCTATGGACTTACAACTGCTCACGTCGCATCTAGCATTAGAAATATTTTAACAGGAATAACGGCTACAAGGTTCAGGATAGAAGGTAGGGATATTAATGTTGTTTTGACTGGAGAAGATTACTTGAAGAATAGTTTATCTAGCTTTAAGCTCATTAATATTCCAACACCTGTAGGTATAAATATGCCACTGGAGCAAATCACAGAAATTCAATATTCCCAGGGACCAAGTACTATTAGGAGGACTGATCAGGTAAGGGGAATTACAGTAAGTGCTAATACATTTAATAGGGATTTAAATGGTGTAATAGTTGATATTAAAGAAAAGCTGGAAGAATATAGATTTCCAAATGGATATACATATGAATTTAGAGGCCAAAAGGAACAATTAGACGAAGCTTATAAAAGCTTAACTTTAGCTGTTATTCTAGCCATATTTTTGGTATATATGATATTAGCATCCCAATTTCAATCCTTTTTATATCCATTTATAATTATGCTTTCTGTGCCCTTAGCCTTTACTGGAGGTATTATTGGTCTATTTTTCGCAAGACTCCCAATTAGTGTACCTGCAGTAATTGGAGCTATTGTACTTGCTGGTATTGTTGTCAATAATGGCATAGTTCTAATAGATTATATAAATATATTAAGATCAAGAGGAATAGAAAAGATAGATGCGATAATATTATCTGGGACAACTAGGCTAAGACCAATTATGATGACAACATTAACTACTGTTTTAGGATTAATTCCACTAGCATTAGCTGCTGGAGATGGTGCAGAAGTACAAGCTCCATTGGCAGTAGTAGTAATTGGAGGACTTACTTTATCTACGCTGCTGACTTTAATTGTAATTCCTATTATATACTCTGTATTAGATGATACTAAAATTTAA
- a CDS encoding MBOAT family O-acyltransferase, giving the protein MVFSSLIFLFLFLPIVLACYYLSNNKFRNYILLIASLFFYAWGEPRYIYLMIFSIIVNYFMGLKVEINSKSNKKLWLAISIIFNLSLLIVFKYADFLFGIKGIKLPIGISFFTFQTMSYVIDVYRKDARVQKKLSDLALYISLFPQLIAGPIVRYQTVDKQIKEREHSLDKFAEGVNRFVFGLSKKVILANQLAFVADGVFTANISSLSIIESWIGIICYTLQIYFDFSGYSDMAIGLGKMFGFDFLENFDYPYISQSVSEFWRRWHISMGSWFRDYLYIPLGGNRVSKIKLYRNLFIVWFLTGLWHGANWTFVIWGLYYGVLIVLEKAFLEKLLNRLPKIFRHIYLLFVVLIGWVFFRTDNINQAMSFIKVMMGLGTNPIINNSAIMYINDYWYIVFVSIIFSTPIVSRIKHLVNKTNKKLLENQIAYGFHSLILIICMIAVTILLSSSSYNPFLYFRF; this is encoded by the coding sequence ATGGTATTTAGCAGTTTAATATTTCTATTTTTATTTTTACCAATTGTTCTTGCTTGCTATTATCTATCAAATAATAAATTTAGAAATTATATATTATTAATAGCAAGTTTGTTTTTTTATGCTTGGGGTGAACCAAGATACATATATCTGATGATATTTTCAATAATAGTTAATTACTTTATGGGACTTAAAGTAGAGATTAATTCAAAGTCAAATAAAAAGTTATGGTTAGCTATATCTATTATCTTTAATTTATCTTTATTGATTGTATTTAAGTATGCGGATTTTTTATTTGGCATAAAGGGTATTAAATTGCCTATTGGAATATCCTTTTTTACTTTCCAGACAATGAGTTATGTAATAGATGTCTATAGAAAAGATGCTCGAGTTCAAAAAAAATTATCGGATTTAGCATTATATATTAGTTTATTTCCTCAATTAATTGCAGGTCCTATAGTTCGATATCAAACAGTGGATAAACAGATAAAAGAACGAGAACACTCATTGGACAAATTTGCAGAAGGCGTAAATAGGTTTGTATTTGGATTGTCTAAAAAGGTAATTTTAGCAAATCAACTAGCATTTGTTGCCGATGGAGTATTTACGGCAAATATATCTAGCTTATCAATTATTGAGTCTTGGATTGGAATAATATGCTATACACTTCAAATATATTTTGATTTTAGTGGTTATAGTGATATGGCTATAGGGCTGGGTAAAATGTTCGGATTTGACTTCTTAGAAAACTTTGATTACCCCTATATATCCCAATCGGTTTCTGAGTTTTGGAGAAGATGGCATATTTCTATGGGTAGCTGGTTTAGAGATTATCTATATATTCCACTGGGAGGCAATAGGGTATCTAAAATAAAACTATATAGGAATTTATTTATAGTATGGTTTTTAACTGGCTTATGGCATGGTGCAAATTGGACCTTTGTAATTTGGGGACTATACTATGGAGTTCTCATAGTATTAGAAAAGGCATTTTTAGAAAAGTTACTAAATAGATTACCTAAAATATTCAGACATATTTATTTATTATTTGTAGTCCTTATTGGATGGGTATTTTTTAGGACAGATAATATAAATCAAGCAATGAGTTTTATAAAAGTAATGATGGGGTTAGGTACAAATCCCATTATAAATAACAGTGCCATTATGTATATAAATGACTATTGGTATATAGTTTTTGTTTCAATAATATTTTCAACACCAATAGTAAGCAGAATAAAGCATTTAGTTAATAAAACAAATAAAAAATTATTGGAAAATCAAATAGCATATGGATTTCACAGCTTAATACTTATTATTTGCATGATTGCAGTTACAATTTTGCTAAGTAGTTCTAGCTATAATCCTTTTTTATACTTT
- a CDS encoding efflux RND transporter periplasmic adaptor subunit has translation MEKKMDALLKYTIMLIMINIILSGCQMKVSDNREKEVAVEVMEVKKKSISKNVVLNTYLQPKKNAIILAKTPGLTVTNIGVNIGDAVTEGDFLFELDKSIIRTQIEQSKQAYDLARRNYEEQKNRYEEANDTNEENSLQALEAMYRNKAIGGLQIPSIPQQDKGSILAVAMNQVEQARMAYSAALSQLKEMEYYSPISGYVSQININENQPVLGTQAAMVITNIENLKASVNISKSLFESLKEGQMVMVNVDDTEFNGRISNLSPIPDLSSNLYLLEIEINNKDKKSWVGAFSNILIELDKKDSATVIPKSAILEDSKGKYVFVEQNNRVYRRKVDIGIDDGGDVEVVNGLNEGEKIVIKGQQFVKDRGAVIIVRGEENENL, from the coding sequence ATGGAGAAAAAGATGGATGCTTTACTTAAATATACTATTATGCTAATTATGATTAATATTATACTATCTGGATGTCAAATGAAGGTATCAGACAATAGAGAAAAAGAAGTAGCCGTAGAAGTGATGGAGGTTAAAAAGAAAAGTATTTCGAAAAATGTTGTATTAAATACATATCTACAGCCTAAGAAAAATGCAATTATTCTTGCTAAAACTCCAGGGCTTACTGTTACAAATATAGGGGTTAATATAGGAGATGCTGTAACAGAAGGAGATTTTTTGTTTGAGCTAGATAAATCTATAATTAGAACACAGATAGAACAATCTAAGCAGGCTTATGATTTAGCTAGGAGAAACTATGAGGAACAAAAAAATCGATACGAAGAAGCAAATGACACAAATGAGGAAAATTCTTTACAAGCTTTAGAAGCAATGTACAGAAATAAGGCTATTGGAGGACTACAAATACCATCTATACCTCAGCAAGATAAAGGAAGTATTTTAGCAGTAGCAATGAATCAGGTTGAGCAAGCTAGGATGGCGTATTCAGCTGCACTCAGTCAGTTAAAAGAAATGGAATATTATTCACCAATCAGTGGATATGTTTCTCAAATAAATATAAATGAAAATCAACCAGTATTAGGTACACAAGCAGCAATGGTTATAACTAATATAGAAAATCTAAAGGCATCGGTTAATATTTCAAAATCTTTATTTGAGTCTTTAAAAGAAGGGCAGATGGTAATGGTTAATGTGGATGATACTGAATTTAATGGAAGGATTAGTAATTTAAGTCCAATTCCAGATTTATCAAGTAATTTATATCTATTAGAAATAGAAATTAATAATAAAGATAAGAAATCTTGGGTAGGGGCATTTAGTAATATTTTAATAGAACTTGATAAAAAAGATTCAGCTACAGTTATTCCTAAATCGGCTATATTGGAGGATAGTAAAGGGAAATATGTTTTTGTAGAACAGAATAATAGAGTATATCGTAGAAAAGTAGATATTGGAATAGATGATGGGGGAGATGTGGAAGTCGTAAATGGATTAAATGAAGGAGAAAAAATAGTTATAAAAGGTCAGCAATTTGTTAAAGATAGAGGAGCAGTCATCATAGTAAGAGGTGAGGAAAATGAAAATCTCTAG